AAATAAAGGAGAGGTCATCATGAACAAAGGGGCCAGGGTCCTGATAATCGACGATGAACGATCGATCAGAAAACTGCTTGATGTATACTTATCGACCCAAGGATTTGCCGTTTGCCCGGCAAAAACCGGAAAAGAGGGCTTGCTCTTGTTTAACAGTTTCCGGCCCGACATCGTTATTCTCGATCTGCATCTTCCGGACATCACCGGGGACGAGGTCCTGGCTCAAATAAAGAAAAGAGCTTCCGTCCCGGTCATCATCCTCACCGTCAAGAACGCCGATTCCGACAAGATCGCTCTGCTTGACGCCGGCGCCGATGACTATTTAACCAAACCGTTCAGCCCCGATGAATTAGCCGCCCGGATCAGGGTCGCCCTGCGGCA
This sequence is a window from Candidatus Margulisiibacteriota bacterium. Protein-coding genes within it:
- a CDS encoding response regulator transcription factor, which codes for MNKGARVLIIDDERSIRKLLDVYLSTQGFAVCPAKTGKEGLLLFNSFRPDIVILDLHLPDITGDEVLAQIKKRASVPVIILTVKNADSDKIALLDAGADDYLTKPFSPDELAARIRVALRHSLNLKEEPIFRHGRIKIDFSLRGLEIDSEPVKLTNTEFDLLKALVQNTGKIVTQKQLLKEIWGPESTTQTHYLRIYFSQLRKKLDKYKLSNIILTEPGVGYRLDLQNTN